In Phyllobacterium zundukense, one DNA window encodes the following:
- a CDS encoding aspartate kinase, whose translation MARIVMKFGGTSVADIDRIRNVARHVKREVDAGHEVAVVVSAMAGKTNELVAWTRQTSPMHDAREYDAIVASGEQVTAGLLAIALQAMGVHARSWQGWQIPIKTDNAHGAARILEIDGSFLIERFQEGQVAVISGFQGIGPDNRISTLGRGGSDTSAVAIAAAVKADRCDIYTDVDGVYTTDPRVEPKARRLSRISFEEMLEMASLGAKVLQVRSVELAMVHKVRTFVRSSFEDPDAPGMGDLINPPGTLICDEEEIVEQQVVTGIAYAKDEAQISLRRVADRPGISAAIFGPLAESHINVDMIVQNVSEDGTKTDMTFTVPSGDLDKALVVLEKVKAEIGCDIIQSEAGMVKVSVIGIGMRSHAGVAATAFRALADKGINIRAITTSEIKISILIDGPYAELAVRTLHSVYGLDKH comes from the coding sequence ATGGCACGCATTGTGATGAAATTCGGTGGCACTTCGGTGGCCGATATCGACCGCATCCGTAATGTGGCCCGTCACGTCAAACGTGAAGTCGACGCAGGCCACGAGGTTGCCGTCGTCGTTTCCGCCATGGCCGGGAAGACCAATGAGCTCGTGGCCTGGACCCGCCAGACATCGCCGATGCATGATGCGCGCGAATACGATGCCATCGTCGCCTCCGGCGAGCAGGTGACTGCCGGTCTGCTTGCGATCGCCTTGCAGGCGATGGGCGTGCACGCGCGCTCGTGGCAGGGCTGGCAGATACCGATCAAGACCGACAATGCGCATGGCGCAGCACGAATCCTTGAGATCGATGGCTCCTTCCTGATCGAACGGTTTCAAGAGGGGCAGGTGGCTGTCATTTCCGGATTCCAGGGCATCGGGCCGGACAACCGCATCTCGACGCTTGGTCGCGGCGGCTCCGATACCAGCGCGGTCGCCATCGCGGCTGCGGTGAAGGCCGATCGATGCGATATCTATACGGATGTGGACGGTGTCTACACGACCGATCCTCGGGTGGAGCCGAAGGCACGGCGTCTGTCGCGCATCTCGTTTGAAGAAATGCTTGAAATGGCCTCGCTTGGCGCCAAAGTGTTGCAAGTGCGGTCCGTCGAGCTTGCCATGGTGCACAAAGTGCGCACATTTGTCAGATCCAGTTTCGAAGACCCCGATGCGCCGGGCATGGGTGATCTGATCAATCCGCCCGGAACACTTATTTGCGACGAGGAAGAAATCGTGGAACAGCAGGTTGTCACAGGAATTGCCTACGCCAAGGACGAAGCGCAGATTTCGCTGCGTCGCGTTGCTGATCGCCCCGGCATATCCGCCGCTATTTTTGGCCCGCTCGCCGAGTCGCATATCAACGTCGATATGATCGTCCAGAATGTCTCGGAAGATGGCACCAAGACCGACATGACGTTCACCGTACCGTCGGGCGATCTCGACAAGGCGCTGGTCGTCCTGGAAAAGGTCAAGGCCGAGATCGGCTGCGACATCATCCAGTCGGAAGCCGGCATGGTCAAAGTCTCGGTCATCGGTATCGGCATGCGCAGTCATGCGGGCGTTGCTGCGACGGCTTTCCGTGCGCTCGCCGACAAGGGCATCAACATCCGCGCCATCACCACTTCGGAAATCAAGATTTCCATTCTAATTGATGGTCCCTATGCGGAACTTGCCGTGCGCACTTTGCATTCCGTCTACGGTCTGGATAAGCATTAG